From Xiphophorus maculatus strain JP 163 A chromosome 12, X_maculatus-5.0-male, whole genome shotgun sequence, the proteins below share one genomic window:
- the atxn2 gene encoding ataxin-2 isoform X5, with the protein MSMKAGGNRGKPGGGNAAGAAASGAGGSGGGRQNLGRGRHSGKGPAAVIFNGVYANMRMVHVLTSVVGTKCELKVKNGAVYEGVFKTYGPECELVLDAAHRKSPEPSFGPRKEDIVESIIFKASDVVVVTFKDVDPNFARKVSSDTDNFTDAAVSGRINGEHKEKDLEPWDGGDTHNSDSLESLDTDVSNGWDPNDMFKYNEEKYGVLSTYDSSLSTYTIPLERDDSEEFLKREARAAQLAEEIEASATYKARVALENDERTEEEKYTAVVRGERETPTLSRENKYIPPGQRNREAMSWGAGRQNSPRLGQSSAGASASRPGPHDYSPNTGPDQRVVNGGSSHWPSPCPSPSSRPPSRYQSGPSYLPPRATTPTRPPSRPPSRPSRPPSHSSHPSYPSSPSSFSQHGPTSPASTLPKRMSSEGPPRMSPKSQRTPRAHRVPPSRISSVSTAVDLGSHNPPGDISATPPARSNSSGGTWSSVVSGAHRPRSPRQNNVGRASPGSSSLSSPQTGMAPIETVTTVTSASSPTAASPAPNMVASPSGDGKECRVQETRQSSPSANNENIKSLDNSPSISRPVCKGPPSMAPDHRKQIDNLKKFSVDFRLQSSSSPDPAFDQMTKPVRDSSDKPKDLSLDKAAAAGRDGAEDGAAGLTAGGSGAAPASSASKPGSPAAPSPSSLEQKRGGQDVTSQGVQTTAMSTLSGPKHEEKEEKKEAVQDQVRKSTLNPNANEFKPRFNTQPKPANTPTPPRPQGQPSPSIVVQQPPAVYGCFPQMYPLTPVSPGVQSPAVYQVQMPHMAVSQSKPYRPVPNMPQQRSDQHHPPGTPTMMHPATAAGPPIVAPNPAYSAQYFTCSPQQFTSQPLVQQMTHYQSQAQHVFSPVMQSTARMMGPPTHGQPSLVSSSTTQYPEQTHTMYVSPGPMPQQYPHPSATLHPHPQHPQPSATPTGQPQQGGPPQHGGPPSHPAASPVQHPQHQQAAAAAAAAQALHLSNAPPQQQIYSALAQTPPSMTPNPQSPQASFPSAQQTVYIHPQVQHGYNPNHMAHVQQAHMQSGIVPSHHPAATHAPMMLMATQGPPGGPQPPMPQAALNPIPVSSTTHFSYLAHAQVQPHHQQQL; encoded by the exons ATGTCAATGAAGGCCGGTGGAAATCGAGGCAAGCCCGGCGGGGGCAACGCAGCTGGTGCGGCCGCCTCCGGTGCTGGAGGAAGCGGCGGGGGAAGACAGAATCTGGGCAG ggGAAGACACAGTGGCAAAGGCCCTGCAGCA GTTATTTTCAATGGTGTATATGCAAATATGAGGATGGTCCATGTCTTGACTTCAGTGGTA GGGACCAAGTGTGAGCTGAAAGTAAAAAATGGAGCTGTATATGAAGGAGTATTCAAGACATATGGTCCTGAG TGCGAACTGGTGTTGGATGCAGCCCACAGAAAGAGCCCAGAGCCGAGTTTTGGCCCCAGGAAAGAAGATATAGTAGAGAGCATCATTTTTAAGGCTTCCGATGTTGTAGTGGTGACATTCAAAGACGTGGACCCGAATTTCGCCAGAAAAG TCTCTTCTGACACAG acaACTTCACAGATGCAGCAGTGAGCGGTCGAATTAATGGTGAACATAAGGAGAAAGATCTGGAGCCGTGGGACGGAGGAGACACTCACAACTCTGACAGCCTCGAGTCCCTGGACACGGATGTG TCAAACGGATGGGACCCAAACGACATGTTCAAGTACAATGAGGAGAAGTACGGAGTGTTGTCTACATATGACAGCAGCCTGTCCACATATAC GATCCCCCTGGAGCGTGACGACTCGGAGGAGTTTCTGAAGAGGGAAGCTCGTGCCGCCCAGCTGGCAGAGGAGATAGAGGCCAGCGCCACATATAAAGCTCGGGTGGCCCTCGAAAACGACGAGCGCACAGAGGAGGAGAAATACACGGCTGTGGTGCGAGGGGAGAGGGAGACTCCCACGCTCAGCAG AGAGAACAAGTACATTCCTCCGGGTCAGAGGAACAGGGAAGCAATGTCATGGGGTGCAGGACGGCAGAATTCACCTCGACTGGGTCAGAGCTCAGCAGGAGCCTCAGCTTCTCGACCAGGACCTCATGACTACAGTCCCAACACTGGCCCGGACCAGAGGGTGGTGAACGGAG GTTCATCCCATTGGCCCTCACCCTGTCCGTCTCCCTCTTCTCGTCCCCCCTCTCGTTACCAGTCTGGCCCCTCCTACTTGCCTCCCCGGGCAACCACGCCCACCAGGCCACCCTCCAGGCCCCCTTCTCGGCCTTCCAGACCTCCTTCTCATTCATCTCACCCCTCCTATCCCTCCTCTCCATCCTCCTTTTCTCAACATGGCCCCACGTCACCAGCCTCCACTCTGCCCAAACGCATGTCCTCAGAAG GTCCTCCGAGGATGTCTCCTAAATCCCAGCGAACGCCTCGTGCTCACAGAGTGCCGCCGTCGCGGATCAGCTCGGTCTCCACCGCAGTGGACTTGGGTTCCCACAATCCACCTGGAGACATTTCGGCAACGCCTCCAGCCAGGAGTAACTCCTCTGGAGGAACCTGGTCTTCAGTGGTCAGTGGAG CTCACAGACCTCGATCCCCGCGACAGAACAATGTGGGCCGCGCCTCCCCCGGCTCTTCCTCACTCTCCTCGCCCCAGACAGGAATGGCTCCTATAGAAACTGTTACGACGGTGACGTCAGCTTCCTCTCCTACTGCTGCTAGCCCCGCCCCCAACATGGTTGCCTCTCCATCAGGGGATG GTAAAGAATGTCGTGTCCAGGAGACGAGACAGTCATCTCCCTCAGCAAATAATGAGAACATTAAGTCTTTGGATAACTCCCCTAGCATCTCAAGACCAGTCTGTAAAG GGCCTCCTTCTATGGCCCCCGACCACCGAAAACAAATagataatttaaagaaatttagtGTAGATTTTAGA TTGCAGTCCAGTTCCAGTCCAGACCCTGCCTTTGACCAGATGACCAAGCCAGTCAGAGACTCATCAGACAAGCCTAAAGATCTTTCCCTGGACAAGGCCGCCGCAGCGGGCCGAGACGGCGCAGAGGACGGCGCTGCAGGGCTGACTGCTGGCGGCTCCGGAGCCGCGCCTGCGTCATCTGCCAGTAAACCCGGCAGCCCTGCAGCGCCGTCTCCATCTTCCTTAGAGCAGAAGAGAGGAGGGCAGGATGTGACATCACAAGGAGTTCAGACGACCGCCATGTCCACTCTGAGTGGACCCAAACAtgaagagaaggaggagaagaaggaggcGGTACAAGA tcAAGTAAGAAAATCAACCCTGAACCCAAATGCTAACGAATTCAAACCCAGGTTTAATACACAG ccTAAGCCAGCCAACACCCCGACGCCTCCTCGGCCTCAGGGTCAGCCCAGCCCCTCCATCGTGGTTCAGCAGCCGCCGGCGGTCTACGGCTGCTTCCCTCAGATGTATCCGCTGACGCCAGTCAGCCCCGGCGTTCAG TCTCCAGCTGTGTACCAGGTCCAAATGCCTCACATGGCAGTGAGCCAGTCGAAACCTTACAGACCAG TACCCAACATGCCCCAGCAGAGGTCTGACCAGCACCACCCGCCCGGAACGCCCACTATGATGCACCCAGCAACCGCAGCAGGACCGCCTATCGTAGCACCGAACCCCGCATACTCAGCGCAGTACTTCACCTGCAGCCCGCAGCAGTTCACCAGCCAGCCGCTCGTTCAGCAGATGACACACTACCAGTCACAG GCGCAGCACGTGTTCAGTCCAGTCATGCAGAGCACCGCCAGGATGATGGGCCCTCCTACACACGGCCAGCCCAGCCTTGTCTCTTCTTCTACTACGCAGTACCCAGAGCAGACACACACCATGTATG TGTCTCCAGGGCCGATGCCTCAGCAGTACCCTCACCCCAGTGCCACCCTGCACCCTCACCCGCAGCACCCGCAGCCCTCTGCCACCCCTACAGGCCAACCCCAGCAGGGCGGCCCTCCACAGCACGGGGGCCCGCCGAGCCACCCTGCAGCCAGCCCGGTCCAGCATCCTCAGCACCAGCAGGCAGCAGCAG cagcggcagcagcgcAGGCTCTGCATCTGTCCAACGCGCCGCCCCAGCAGCAGATCTACTCAGCTTTGGCCCAAACGCCCCCCTCCATGACGCCCAACCCTCAGTCCCCCCAGGCGTCGTTCCCCTCCGCCCAGCAGACCGTCTACATCCACCCTCAGGTGCAGCATGGCTACAACCCCAACCACATGGCCCACGTGCAGCAG
- the atxn2 gene encoding ataxin-2 isoform X4 has product MSMKAGGNRGKPGGGNAAGAAASGAGGSGGGRQNLGRGRHSGKGPAAVIFNGVYANMRMVHVLTSVVGTKCELKVKNGAVYEGVFKTYGPECELVLDAAHRKSPEPSFGPRKEDIVESIIFKASDVVVVTFKDVDPNFARKVSSDTDNFTDAAVSGRINGEHKEKDLEPWDGGDTHNSDSLESLDTDVSNGWDPNDMFKYNEEKYGVLSTYDSSLSTYTIPLERDDSEEFLKREARAAQLAEEIEASATYKARVALENDERTEEEKYTAVVRGERETPTLSRENKYIPPGQRNREAMSWGAGRQNSPRLGQSSAGASASRPGPHDYSPNTGPDQRVVNGGSSHWPSPCPSPSSRPPSRYQSGPSYLPPRATTPTRPPSRPPSRPSRPPSHSSHPSYPSSPSSFSQHGPTSPASTLPKRMSSEGPPRMSPKSQRTPRAHRVPPSRISSVSTAVDLGSHNPPGDISATPPARSNSSGGTWSSVVSGAHRPRSPRQNNVGRASPGSSSLSSPQTGMAPIETVTTVTSASSPTAASPAPNMVASPSGDGKECRVQETRQSSPSANNENIKSLDNSPSISRPVCKGPPSMAPDHRKQIDNLKKFSVDFRLQSSSSPDPAFDQMTKPVRDSSDKPKDLSLDKAAAAGRDGAEDGAAGLTAGGSGAAPASSASKPGSPAAPSPSSLEQKRGGQDVTSQGVQTTAMSTLSGPKHEEKEEKKEAVQDQVRKSTLNPNANEFKPRFNTQPKPANTPTPPRPQGQPSPSIVVQQPPAVYGCFPQMYPLTPVSPGVQSPAVYQVQMPHMAVSQSKPYRPGKVPNMPQQRSDQHHPPGTPTMMHPATAAGPPIVAPNPAYSAQYFTCSPQQFTSQPLVQQMTHYQSQAQHVFSPVMQSTARMMGPPTHGQPSLVSSSTTQYPEQTHTMYVSPGPMPQQYPHPSATLHPHPQHPQPSATPTGQPQQGGPPQHGGPPSHPAASPVQHPQHQQAAAAAAAAQALHLSNAPPQQQIYSALAQTPPSMTPNPQSPQASFPSAQQTVYIHPQVQHGYNPNHMAHVQQAHMQSGIVPSHHPAATHAPMMLMATQGPPGGPQPPMPQAALNPIPVSSTTHFSYLAHAQVQPHHQQQL; this is encoded by the exons ATGTCAATGAAGGCCGGTGGAAATCGAGGCAAGCCCGGCGGGGGCAACGCAGCTGGTGCGGCCGCCTCCGGTGCTGGAGGAAGCGGCGGGGGAAGACAGAATCTGGGCAG ggGAAGACACAGTGGCAAAGGCCCTGCAGCA GTTATTTTCAATGGTGTATATGCAAATATGAGGATGGTCCATGTCTTGACTTCAGTGGTA GGGACCAAGTGTGAGCTGAAAGTAAAAAATGGAGCTGTATATGAAGGAGTATTCAAGACATATGGTCCTGAG TGCGAACTGGTGTTGGATGCAGCCCACAGAAAGAGCCCAGAGCCGAGTTTTGGCCCCAGGAAAGAAGATATAGTAGAGAGCATCATTTTTAAGGCTTCCGATGTTGTAGTGGTGACATTCAAAGACGTGGACCCGAATTTCGCCAGAAAAG TCTCTTCTGACACAG acaACTTCACAGATGCAGCAGTGAGCGGTCGAATTAATGGTGAACATAAGGAGAAAGATCTGGAGCCGTGGGACGGAGGAGACACTCACAACTCTGACAGCCTCGAGTCCCTGGACACGGATGTG TCAAACGGATGGGACCCAAACGACATGTTCAAGTACAATGAGGAGAAGTACGGAGTGTTGTCTACATATGACAGCAGCCTGTCCACATATAC GATCCCCCTGGAGCGTGACGACTCGGAGGAGTTTCTGAAGAGGGAAGCTCGTGCCGCCCAGCTGGCAGAGGAGATAGAGGCCAGCGCCACATATAAAGCTCGGGTGGCCCTCGAAAACGACGAGCGCACAGAGGAGGAGAAATACACGGCTGTGGTGCGAGGGGAGAGGGAGACTCCCACGCTCAGCAG AGAGAACAAGTACATTCCTCCGGGTCAGAGGAACAGGGAAGCAATGTCATGGGGTGCAGGACGGCAGAATTCACCTCGACTGGGTCAGAGCTCAGCAGGAGCCTCAGCTTCTCGACCAGGACCTCATGACTACAGTCCCAACACTGGCCCGGACCAGAGGGTGGTGAACGGAG GTTCATCCCATTGGCCCTCACCCTGTCCGTCTCCCTCTTCTCGTCCCCCCTCTCGTTACCAGTCTGGCCCCTCCTACTTGCCTCCCCGGGCAACCACGCCCACCAGGCCACCCTCCAGGCCCCCTTCTCGGCCTTCCAGACCTCCTTCTCATTCATCTCACCCCTCCTATCCCTCCTCTCCATCCTCCTTTTCTCAACATGGCCCCACGTCACCAGCCTCCACTCTGCCCAAACGCATGTCCTCAGAAG GTCCTCCGAGGATGTCTCCTAAATCCCAGCGAACGCCTCGTGCTCACAGAGTGCCGCCGTCGCGGATCAGCTCGGTCTCCACCGCAGTGGACTTGGGTTCCCACAATCCACCTGGAGACATTTCGGCAACGCCTCCAGCCAGGAGTAACTCCTCTGGAGGAACCTGGTCTTCAGTGGTCAGTGGAG CTCACAGACCTCGATCCCCGCGACAGAACAATGTGGGCCGCGCCTCCCCCGGCTCTTCCTCACTCTCCTCGCCCCAGACAGGAATGGCTCCTATAGAAACTGTTACGACGGTGACGTCAGCTTCCTCTCCTACTGCTGCTAGCCCCGCCCCCAACATGGTTGCCTCTCCATCAGGGGATG GTAAAGAATGTCGTGTCCAGGAGACGAGACAGTCATCTCCCTCAGCAAATAATGAGAACATTAAGTCTTTGGATAACTCCCCTAGCATCTCAAGACCAGTCTGTAAAG GGCCTCCTTCTATGGCCCCCGACCACCGAAAACAAATagataatttaaagaaatttagtGTAGATTTTAGA TTGCAGTCCAGTTCCAGTCCAGACCCTGCCTTTGACCAGATGACCAAGCCAGTCAGAGACTCATCAGACAAGCCTAAAGATCTTTCCCTGGACAAGGCCGCCGCAGCGGGCCGAGACGGCGCAGAGGACGGCGCTGCAGGGCTGACTGCTGGCGGCTCCGGAGCCGCGCCTGCGTCATCTGCCAGTAAACCCGGCAGCCCTGCAGCGCCGTCTCCATCTTCCTTAGAGCAGAAGAGAGGAGGGCAGGATGTGACATCACAAGGAGTTCAGACGACCGCCATGTCCACTCTGAGTGGACCCAAACAtgaagagaaggaggagaagaaggaggcGGTACAAGA tcAAGTAAGAAAATCAACCCTGAACCCAAATGCTAACGAATTCAAACCCAGGTTTAATACACAG ccTAAGCCAGCCAACACCCCGACGCCTCCTCGGCCTCAGGGTCAGCCCAGCCCCTCCATCGTGGTTCAGCAGCCGCCGGCGGTCTACGGCTGCTTCCCTCAGATGTATCCGCTGACGCCAGTCAGCCCCGGCGTTCAG TCTCCAGCTGTGTACCAGGTCCAAATGCCTCACATGGCAGTGAGCCAGTCGAAACCTTACAGACCAGGTAAAG TACCCAACATGCCCCAGCAGAGGTCTGACCAGCACCACCCGCCCGGAACGCCCACTATGATGCACCCAGCAACCGCAGCAGGACCGCCTATCGTAGCACCGAACCCCGCATACTCAGCGCAGTACTTCACCTGCAGCCCGCAGCAGTTCACCAGCCAGCCGCTCGTTCAGCAGATGACACACTACCAGTCACAG GCGCAGCACGTGTTCAGTCCAGTCATGCAGAGCACCGCCAGGATGATGGGCCCTCCTACACACGGCCAGCCCAGCCTTGTCTCTTCTTCTACTACGCAGTACCCAGAGCAGACACACACCATGTATG TGTCTCCAGGGCCGATGCCTCAGCAGTACCCTCACCCCAGTGCCACCCTGCACCCTCACCCGCAGCACCCGCAGCCCTCTGCCACCCCTACAGGCCAACCCCAGCAGGGCGGCCCTCCACAGCACGGGGGCCCGCCGAGCCACCCTGCAGCCAGCCCGGTCCAGCATCCTCAGCACCAGCAGGCAGCAGCAG cagcggcagcagcgcAGGCTCTGCATCTGTCCAACGCGCCGCCCCAGCAGCAGATCTACTCAGCTTTGGCCCAAACGCCCCCCTCCATGACGCCCAACCCTCAGTCCCCCCAGGCGTCGTTCCCCTCCGCCCAGCAGACCGTCTACATCCACCCTCAGGTGCAGCATGGCTACAACCCCAACCACATGGCCCACGTGCAGCAG